Genomic DNA from Segatella copri:
TACTGTGATAATAGAGTTTAGCCCTGTCCTCATTCTCCGAAGTATAGGTGCTCTCATGATAAAGCACCGTAACCCCCTTTACCTTTTCTGCCACCCCCGGAACAAACCGGGTATCACTGCAATAAGCATAACTGCGGGGAGTAGCGGCAGGCATTACCAATCTGGCATTAGGTATTACATCCCCCTCCTTCGTTGTCCAGTCAGCTCCATTCTTGATGTTGTTAATCTGGCTTACAGGAATCTCGTAATAATCTATCATATCACGACGGATATGAGGCAATGTCGGTTTCTCTCTGAAGATGTATCCACAACAAGGCACACGATGCTGCAGAGGAACGGTTTCTACGGTTACAGAATGATCTTCATATACTACTTGCGACTTCTCGGTATCTACAGGAACAAATTCGATTTGATATTCCATTCCCTGCATGAAAAAATCGATCTGATGCTTAAACAAATCTCCGTAACTTTCTGGTGCATAAACTTTTAACTTAGCCGTTCTGCCCAGCATACCTAAGGTAGAAAGAAGTCCTAGCAAGCCAAAGCAATGATCACCATGAAGATGCGAAATAAAGATAGCATTTATCTTAGCAAAGTGAACATGAGTGCGACGGAACTGCATCTGGGCACCCTCGCCACAATCCATCATAAAGCATTTGCCACGCATCTCAATAATCTGGGCCGAGGCACTATGCTGAAGGGTGGGCAAAGCACTGCCACACCCCAATATATGTACTTTAAATGGTTCCAAAACTAAATCATAATTTACAGGTTCAACATGATGACCTTACTCTTGGCGCTTGAAAACAAAGATACCCTGAGTATTCTCCAACATAAGACTGTCAGAACCCAATTTGTCAATGGCAAAAGTATCCTTATTCAGCAAAAGTTTACCATTGAGTATCTTCCAGCTAGTCCAAGGATTAGTTTCAGCCTTCACATTGTTCTTCACCTCTCCACCTTCCAAGATATCAAAATTCTTATCCAGAGAAGTCCATTTACCCAAGAGGGATGTCAGGTTGATAATCTTCTGGGCCATCATCTCTCCATCCTCTGCCTTATAACCGATAAGAGCAATACGGTCGCCAGCCAGCAATCCTCCCTGAACAACATCAGGATTCTCATCGTCAATAAACACCGAAAGGGTGTCACCTTCATCAGAAATCAGCTCCAGGCTATGCATAGAGGTTCCCTCACCGCATACACCATAGATGGTAGAATCGTTCATTGCATCCTCTACCTCTACCGAATCTGCTGCACTGATAACAGGAACATTATTTTTGTTCTTACAACTGTTGGCTGCGAAAAGCGCCACCAAAGCTATTGTTACATAAACTAATTTTTTCATAACACTTTAGTTTTTATTATTATATTGATGAGTTGATAAGATTATCTGATTCACCGTTATTTATCATCCTTTTTCTCCTGAAGTTTTGCTTCATTCCATAGTTTATCCATTTCTTCTAAGCTCATATCTTTCAAGTTTTTACCTTGCTTTAAGCTATAATCTTCTACGTAGTTGAAACGGCGGATAAATTTCTGGTTGGTTTTCTCCAGCGCATTATCCGGATTGAGTTTATAGAGACGTGCTGCATTGATTACTGAGAAGATGAAATCGCCCAATTCCCGGGTAGAATTCTCTTTGTCGCCTTTAGCCAGTTCCACCTTGAGTTCTTCCAGTTCCTCCTGCACTTTGTCCCACACATCTTCTTTTTCTTTCCAGTCGAAGCCTACATTTCTAGCCTTGTCCTGAATGCGATAAGCCTTGATAAGAGACGGAAGAGAATTAGGGACACCGCTCAACACCCGCTCATTTCCATCCTTCTCCTGCTGCTTGATCAGTTCCCAGGTTTTCTCAACAGAAGTAGCAGTTTTCGGCTTGCTGGCGCCAAGAGCTAAGGTTTCTTCCGAACTGGCAGTTCCTGCTTCTCCATTCCCTGCATCTGACTCCTTATAGACAACCTGTCCTTCATCGTTGATATACATATCAGGATTCGAAACCGTCCAATTTCCCTCTTCCTTCCAGTTAATGAAAGGATGGCGGAACATCAATTTATCTGCCTCCTGATTGCAAACATCGCAAATATCGAACTCGCCGTCTTCTCTGCCGATGATGCTATAGAACATCACGTGTTCCAACACATCGCCCAACTCCTT
This window encodes:
- a CDS encoding ribonuclease Z, whose protein sequence is MEPFKVHILGCGSALPTLQHSASAQIIEMRGKCFMMDCGEGAQMQFRRTHVHFAKINAIFISHLHGDHCFGLLGLLSTLGMLGRTAKLKVYAPESYGDLFKHQIDFFMQGMEYQIEFVPVDTEKSQVVYEDHSVTVETVPLQHRVPCCGYIFREKPTLPHIRRDMIDYYEIPVSQINNIKNGADWTTKEGDVIPNARLVMPAATPRSYAYCSDTRFVPGVAEKVKGVTVLYHESTYTSENEDRAKLYYHSTARQAATIARNAGVGKLLLGHYSARYNNEEVLLNEAKEVFTESYLTQEGKVFSIE
- a CDS encoding YabN family protein, translated to MVSNTGKGHTKEEKLAAFSRLLDVQDRLRLQCPWDKKQTFESLRPNTIEETFELCDALMKRDYKDIKKELGDVLEHVMFYSIIGREDGEFDICDVCNQEADKLMFRHPFINWKEEGNWTVSNPDMYINDEGQVVYKESDAGNGEAGTASSEETLALGASKPKTATSVEKTWELIKQQEKDGNERVLSGVPNSLPSLIKAYRIQDKARNVGFDWKEKEDVWDKVQEELEELKVELAKGDKENSTRELGDFIFSVINAARLYKLNPDNALEKTNQKFIRRFNYVEDYSLKQGKNLKDMSLEEMDKLWNEAKLQEKKDDK